The Corynebacterium jeddahense genome has a window encoding:
- the dop gene encoding depupylase/deamidase Dop produces MTRYLGTETEYGITCPDNPQISPLVTSTHAVVAYAALRTQARTRWDYAEEAPLKDTRGFDLQRYRSVPVVDANAIGVANVVVANGARYYVDHGHPEYSSPECSNAFDAMVYDAAGDIILNDAAADIRSLWDQQVSVLAKHDPCPPLKFYKNNVDGKGRSYGSHENYQYSRHTNFERLTAALIPFFVTRQVIIGAGRVGIGQASERPGFQISQRADYFEQEVSLETTLNRGIVNTRDEPHAPEEEFRRLHVIVGDANMSQTSTFLKLGMTSLVLDAIEDDVDFADLRLANPVEEIKAVSHDPSLAHELLLDDGRRLTAVNLLREYRKRCRARSDVDTQVLETWGEILDDLERDPLSTADRLDWTAKWALVRRFEERGASQAKLQALDLHYADIDTASSLYHALVRKGAMRTLVGADTIAHAAAHPPEDTRAYFRGVAGEKFGADLTASNWQSMLFTVDGELYRVPLDMVGEHTKADVGELIERSGSARELLSGLGLIAKL; encoded by the coding sequence ATGACGCGCTACTTGGGAACCGAGACCGAATACGGCATCACCTGCCCCGACAACCCGCAGATCAGCCCGCTGGTGACGTCGACGCACGCGGTGGTGGCCTACGCGGCGCTGCGCACCCAGGCCCGCACGCGCTGGGATTACGCGGAGGAGGCGCCCCTGAAGGACACCCGCGGCTTCGACCTGCAGCGCTACCGCAGCGTGCCCGTCGTCGACGCGAACGCGATCGGGGTCGCCAATGTCGTCGTCGCCAACGGGGCGCGCTACTACGTGGACCACGGCCACCCGGAGTACTCCAGCCCGGAGTGCTCGAACGCCTTCGACGCGATGGTCTACGACGCCGCCGGCGACATCATCTTGAACGACGCCGCCGCGGACATCCGCAGCCTATGGGACCAGCAGGTCTCCGTGCTGGCCAAGCACGACCCGTGCCCGCCGCTGAAGTTCTACAAGAACAACGTCGACGGTAAGGGCCGCTCCTACGGCAGCCACGAGAACTACCAGTACTCGCGCCACACCAACTTCGAGCGCCTCACCGCCGCGCTCATCCCGTTCTTTGTCACCCGCCAGGTCATCATTGGCGCGGGCCGCGTCGGCATCGGCCAGGCCTCGGAGCGCCCCGGCTTCCAGATCTCGCAGCGCGCGGACTACTTCGAGCAGGAGGTCTCGCTGGAGACGACGCTCAACCGCGGCATCGTGAACACCCGAGACGAGCCGCACGCGCCGGAGGAGGAGTTCCGCCGCCTCCACGTCATCGTCGGCGACGCCAACATGAGCCAGACCTCCACCTTCCTCAAGCTCGGCATGACCTCGCTCGTCCTCGACGCGATCGAGGACGACGTCGACTTCGCCGACCTGCGCCTGGCCAACCCGGTCGAGGAAATCAAGGCAGTCAGCCACGACCCCTCGCTCGCCCACGAGCTCTTGCTTGACGACGGCCGAAGGCTCACCGCCGTGAACCTCCTCCGTGAATACCGGAAGCGGTGCCGGGCGCGAAGCGACGTCGATACGCAAGTGCTCGAGACATGGGGCGAGATCCTCGACGACCTCGAGCGCGACCCGCTGTCCACGGCCGACCGGCTCGACTGGACGGCGAAGTGGGCGCTCGTGCGGCGCTTCGAGGAGCGCGGCGCGAGCCAGGCCAAGCTGCAGGCACTCGACCTGCATTACGCGGACATCGACACGGCGAGCTCGCTCTACCACGCGCTCGTGCGCAAGGGGGCGATGCGCACGCTGGTCGGCGCCGACACGATCGCGCACGCCGCGGCGCACCCGCCGGAGGACACGCGCGCGTACTTCCGCGGCGTGGCGGGGGAGAAGTTCGGCGCGGACCTCACGGCCTCAAACTGGCAGTCGATGCTGTTCACCGTGGACGGCGAGCTCTACCGGGTGCCGCTGGACATGGTCGGCGAGCACACGAAGGCGGACGTCGGCGAGCTCATCGAGCGCTCCGGCTCGGCCCGCGAGCTGCTTTCGGGCCTGGGGCTCATCGCCAAGTTGTAG
- a CDS encoding peptide MFS transporter, with product MSTQIQPGPAQAGTERKFFGQPWGLANLFGIELWERFSFYGMQALLAFYMYYATTDGGLGIDQSTALSLVGAYGGFVFMMALVASFVGDRLLGAERTLYYSAILVMIGHICLALIPGATGLALGLVCVGIGSGGVKTSSQVVLGDLYTREDPRRDAGFSIFYMAVNIGGLLGPMVTGAVWGKAGFHWGFGLAAIGMALGLIQYTLMRKSSIGEAGSEIPNPLPRSDWAKWGIGAAVVVAAFVIALTTGVLPLDSLSWVVFTIALIATVVLLREMFRSDEVTAHEKSRLTGYIPLLVGSVAFFAIFQSQFTVVAVYSDQRADLHLFGWEFTPAQVQSFNPLFIILFSPVFATLWTKLGDRQWASATKFGVANIVIGLSLFLFLPYVGKGPQSTPLWVLVLILFLFTVGELLLSPVGNSLATKVAPEAFKSRLFAVWLMSISMGTALSGVLGSLYDPNDATAERAFFLTLSAITIVLGAVLMGISRWVVRKFGDVR from the coding sequence ATGAGCACCCAAATCCAGCCCGGGCCGGCGCAAGCGGGCACCGAGCGCAAATTCTTCGGCCAACCCTGGGGCCTGGCCAACCTCTTCGGCATCGAGCTGTGGGAGCGCTTCAGCTTCTACGGTATGCAGGCCCTCCTGGCGTTCTACATGTACTACGCCACCACGGACGGCGGCTTGGGCATCGACCAGTCGACGGCCCTGAGCCTCGTCGGCGCCTACGGCGGCTTCGTCTTCATGATGGCGCTCGTCGCCTCTTTCGTGGGTGACCGCCTCCTCGGCGCGGAGCGCACCCTGTACTACTCCGCGATCCTGGTGATGATCGGCCACATCTGCCTCGCCCTCATCCCGGGCGCGACCGGCCTCGCCCTCGGCCTCGTCTGCGTGGGCATCGGCTCCGGTGGCGTGAAGACGTCCTCCCAGGTGGTCCTCGGCGACCTCTACACGCGCGAGGATCCGCGCCGCGACGCTGGCTTCTCCATCTTCTACATGGCCGTCAACATCGGTGGCCTGCTCGGCCCGATGGTCACCGGCGCGGTGTGGGGCAAAGCCGGCTTCCACTGGGGCTTCGGCCTCGCCGCCATCGGCATGGCGCTGGGCCTGATCCAGTACACGCTCATGCGCAAGTCCTCCATCGGTGAGGCGGGCTCCGAGATCCCCAACCCGCTGCCGCGCTCGGACTGGGCGAAGTGGGGCATCGGCGCGGCCGTCGTCGTCGCCGCGTTCGTCATCGCGCTGACCACCGGCGTGCTCCCGCTCGACTCCCTGTCCTGGGTCGTCTTCACCATCGCCCTGATCGCCACCGTCGTGCTGCTGCGCGAGATGTTCCGCTCCGACGAGGTCACCGCGCACGAGAAATCGCGCCTGACCGGCTACATCCCCCTGCTCGTCGGGTCGGTGGCCTTCTTCGCCATCTTCCAGTCTCAGTTCACCGTCGTGGCGGTCTACTCGGACCAGCGCGCCGACCTCCACCTGTTCGGCTGGGAGTTCACCCCGGCGCAGGTGCAGTCGTTCAACCCGCTGTTCATCATCCTGTTCTCCCCCGTCTTCGCCACGCTGTGGACGAAGTTGGGTGACCGGCAGTGGGCCTCGGCGACGAAGTTCGGCGTGGCCAACATCGTCATCGGCCTGTCACTGTTCCTCTTCCTGCCCTACGTGGGCAAGGGGCCACAGTCGACGCCGCTGTGGGTGCTTGTGCTGATCCTCTTCCTGTTCACCGTCGGCGAGCTGCTGCTCTCCCCCGTCGGCAACTCCCTGGCCACCAAGGTGGCGCCGGAGGCATTCAAGTCCCGCCTCTTCGCGGTGTGGCTCATGTCGATATCCATGGGCACCGCACTTTCCGGCGTGCTCGGCTCGCTCTATGACCCTAACGACGCGACCGCCGAGCGCGCGTTCTTCCTCACGCTCTCGGCGATCACGATCGTGCTCGGCGCAGTGCTGATGGGCATCAGCCGCTGGGTCGTGCGCAAGTTCGGCGACGTGCGCTAA
- the pdxS gene encoding pyridoxal 5'-phosphate synthase lyase subunit PdxS produces MSDVQELNEKFIGGVIMDVVTPEQAKIAEDAGAAAVMALERVPADIRAQGGVARMSDPDLIQGIIDAVDIPVMAKARIGHTYEAKILEHLGIDYIDESEVLSPADYENHIDKRAFDVPFVCGATNLGEALRRVNEGAAMIRSKGEAGTGDVSEATKHIRKILGEISALQAIWDGNRDELYVAAKELQAPYDLVSWVAEHGTLPVPLLVAGGVSTPADAALMMHLGADGVFVGSGIFKSGNPAARAKAIVTSVRNWTDIAVVTEASRGLGEAMVGINVEELPAPHRMAERGW; encoded by the coding sequence ATGTCTGACGTACAGGAACTCAACGAGAAATTCATCGGCGGCGTGATCATGGACGTGGTCACCCCCGAGCAAGCGAAGATTGCCGAGGACGCCGGCGCGGCGGCCGTCATGGCGCTCGAGCGCGTGCCGGCGGACATCCGCGCCCAGGGCGGCGTGGCCCGCATGAGCGACCCGGACCTCATCCAGGGCATCATCGACGCCGTCGATATCCCGGTCATGGCCAAGGCCCGCATCGGCCACACCTACGAGGCGAAGATCCTCGAGCACCTCGGCATCGACTACATCGACGAGTCCGAGGTCTTGAGCCCCGCGGACTACGAAAACCACATCGACAAGCGCGCCTTCGATGTGCCGTTCGTGTGCGGCGCGACCAACCTCGGAGAGGCGCTGCGCCGCGTCAACGAGGGCGCGGCCATGATCCGCTCGAAGGGCGAGGCCGGCACCGGCGACGTCTCCGAGGCAACGAAGCACATCCGCAAGATCCTCGGCGAGATTTCCGCGCTGCAGGCGATCTGGGACGGCAACCGCGACGAACTCTACGTCGCGGCGAAGGAGCTGCAGGCGCCGTACGACCTGGTTTCCTGGGTCGCGGAACACGGCACGCTGCCGGTGCCGCTGCTCGTCGCGGGCGGCGTATCGACGCCTGCGGACGCGGCCCTCATGATGCACCTCGGCGCGGACGGCGTCTTCGTCGGCTCCGGCATTTTCAAGTCCGGCAACCCCGCGGCCCGCGCCAAGGCGATCGTGACCTCGGTGCGCAACTGGACCGACATCGCCGTAGTGACGGAGGCGTCGCGCGGCCTTGGTGAGGCCATGGTGGGCATCAACGTCGAGGAGCTGCCGGCGCCGCACCGCATGGCCGAGCGCGGCTGGTAG
- a CDS encoding PLP-dependent aminotransferase family protein has product MPSTRALATQLGVSRGSVVAAYEQLASEGYLLTSQGAPTRIHPELTVASADAPEPAKEFAPSTPQATISLKPSPGSAGIIRPAAWRKAWREAAGDPVNANGRGMDKAGEPELRQAIADHLRLSRGMTVNPQQILVTGGSREGLMLILLALGPRLRVGVEDPGHPGLRRVIPLGGHEAVACGTDGAGIVVKQLPGDLDALLVTPSHLFPLGGSMPAPRLAELLEWASRSDTVLIEDDFNTELRYRISPQPTLTSLAPAADVVTLGTFSTLLSRELAAGYVVASPTTADRLREVRAVLGVPVSAVTQRAIASLLDGGVVRRNTQSVHRELARRRTVLSERVIPALEQANAEAQLAPGDGADVTVHFPAGDQRDAFVASLQAQGVECGRESALWTGGGDGLVLSFAHLGDTDFTRAVDAVLRHVATLG; this is encoded by the coding sequence GTGCCCTCCACACGCGCCCTTGCCACCCAGCTGGGAGTTTCCCGCGGCAGTGTCGTCGCCGCCTATGAGCAGCTCGCCAGCGAGGGTTACCTCCTGACCTCCCAAGGTGCGCCAACACGTATCCACCCGGAGCTCACCGTCGCTTCCGCCGATGCCCCCGAGCCCGCTAAGGAATTCGCCCCGAGTACACCGCAGGCGACAATCTCGCTCAAACCCTCACCTGGTTCAGCGGGCATTATCCGGCCCGCCGCCTGGCGCAAGGCGTGGCGCGAAGCCGCCGGCGACCCGGTAAACGCCAACGGCCGGGGCATGGACAAAGCCGGCGAACCCGAGCTGCGCCAGGCAATCGCTGACCACCTCCGGCTCTCCCGCGGCATGACGGTCAACCCGCAGCAAATCCTGGTCACCGGCGGCTCCCGCGAAGGCCTCATGCTCATCCTCTTGGCCCTCGGCCCGCGGCTGCGGGTAGGTGTGGAAGACCCCGGCCACCCGGGCCTTCGGCGGGTGATTCCGCTCGGCGGCCATGAGGCGGTGGCGTGCGGGACGGATGGCGCGGGGATCGTCGTGAAGCAGTTGCCCGGTGACCTCGACGCTCTGCTGGTCACGCCGTCGCACCTCTTTCCGCTCGGCGGGTCGATGCCCGCCCCGCGCCTCGCTGAGCTGTTGGAGTGGGCGTCGCGCTCGGACACCGTACTCATCGAGGACGATTTCAACACCGAGCTGCGTTACCGGATCTCTCCGCAGCCCACTCTGACCTCGCTCGCCCCCGCGGCCGACGTGGTCACACTCGGCACGTTTTCGACGCTGCTCTCCCGCGAGCTCGCGGCAGGCTACGTCGTGGCCTCTCCCACCACCGCGGACAGGCTACGTGAGGTTCGCGCAGTGCTTGGCGTCCCAGTTTCCGCAGTGACCCAACGCGCCATCGCATCGCTTCTCGACGGCGGGGTTGTCCGCCGCAATACCCAATCCGTCCACAGGGAACTTGCCCGTCGCCGGACGGTCCTAAGCGAGCGGGTCATTCCCGCGCTGGAACAAGCGAACGCGGAGGCGCAACTCGCGCCCGGGGACGGTGCCGATGTGACGGTCCACTTCCCCGCAGGGGATCAGCGAGACGCGTTCGTAGCATCACTCCAGGCACAAGGCGTCGAGTGTGGCCGCGAGTCTGCCTTATGGACAGGCGGGGGCGACGGGCTCGTACTGAGTTTCGCGCACCTTGGCGACACTGACTTCACCCGCGCCGTGGACGCGGTACTTCGACATGTCGCTACCCTGGGCTAG
- a CDS encoding NAD(P)/FAD-dependent oxidoreductase, whose product MDESSRERLARMRGDEEGSFEVLVIGGGFAGTAAAINLARARRKVCIIDDGKPRNRSSEHMHGVLGSDGVRPTTLLERGHTEFAAYGGVIFQDRVESLARVGGDNWVAETESGRSLTASQTLVATGITDSLPEVPGLRDMWGSRVFHCPYCHGYEATGKSVGVIGGKNPAFTFKMASLLTKWSESVTLHLNGLDPTKEQLQKLEATGVVLDRDGVVRVSPAAENDTSVEVMTASGTIRYDACFTGPDFIPNDQLLRKAGCTVVDGWVSVEGGKTSQPGLWAVGNVVSSPDQVSQAIGTGAGVAIAIDQFLFDEEFSG is encoded by the coding sequence ATGGACGAATCCAGTCGAGAGCGGCTCGCTCGAATGCGCGGGGATGAAGAGGGGTCTTTCGAGGTCCTAGTTATCGGCGGTGGATTTGCCGGAACAGCCGCGGCTATCAACCTTGCTCGCGCGCGTCGGAAGGTGTGCATTATCGACGACGGAAAACCGCGGAATCGATCCAGCGAGCACATGCACGGCGTTCTCGGTTCCGATGGAGTGAGGCCCACGACTCTACTCGAGCGTGGGCACACCGAGTTCGCAGCGTACGGCGGAGTGATTTTTCAGGACCGCGTCGAATCCCTGGCCCGAGTCGGCGGAGACAACTGGGTTGCGGAAACGGAATCCGGAAGATCCCTGACAGCATCTCAAACCCTCGTTGCAACCGGAATCACCGACTCCCTCCCCGAAGTTCCAGGCTTAAGGGACATGTGGGGAAGCAGAGTCTTCCATTGCCCTTATTGCCACGGCTACGAAGCCACGGGAAAGAGCGTCGGGGTCATAGGCGGGAAGAATCCCGCGTTCACCTTCAAGATGGCGTCGCTTCTCACGAAATGGTCGGAGAGTGTAACGCTTCACCTCAACGGCCTCGACCCGACGAAAGAGCAACTGCAGAAGCTGGAAGCAACCGGGGTTGTGCTCGACCGCGACGGCGTCGTCCGCGTCTCCCCTGCTGCCGAAAACGATACTTCGGTCGAGGTCATGACCGCTTCCGGAACGATTCGCTATGACGCATGTTTTACCGGCCCGGACTTCATCCCCAATGATCAGTTACTGCGCAAGGCCGGATGCACAGTTGTTGACGGATGGGTTTCCGTTGAAGGCGGCAAGACGTCACAACCGGGGCTCTGGGCAGTGGGCAATGTCGTAAGCTCCCCGGATCAAGTGTCCCAGGCCATCGGAACAGGTGCCGGCGTCGCCATCGCCATCGACCAATTCCTGTTCGATGAGGAATTCTCTGGCTAG
- the arc gene encoding proteasome ATPase: MSPLDDDAFGPELRDLKRKNQELGSRNAKLAELLKSSRDNLNDLYAKVEELGEPASTYGIYLCGSPRDGEAEVFTSGRQMRLKISPIVDPAALVPGTLVRLGEGTVVVEACGFTPTGQLATMVERIGGNRAVVADQQGAESLVLLAEPLLTTVRAGDTVLINAAAGYAFERIAKTEVNQLSLEEVPDVTYADIGGLASQIETIQDSVELPFSYPELYAAYDLKPPKGLLLYGPPGCGKTLIAKAVANSLSTRIGDGGKAHFINVKGPELLNKFVGETERRIRLIFERARELASEGSPVIVFFDEMESIFRTRGSGVSSDMETTVVPQLLTEIDGVEDIANVIVIGATNREELIDPAILRPGRLDIKIRVSRPNKDEAKDILARYINDEIPLADSASTLIDVTADAMFEPRPFVRLELVDGSTEILHYSDFVSGAMIANVVDRAKKLAIKDNISGASDAGVNAGHLREAVALEQQESEHLPNTSNPDEWARISGRQGKRVVAAEVLNYWPIG, translated from the coding sequence ATGTCTCCTCTCGACGACGACGCCTTCGGCCCCGAACTGCGGGATCTGAAACGCAAGAACCAGGAGCTCGGCTCGCGCAACGCAAAGCTCGCCGAGCTGCTGAAATCCAGCCGTGACAACCTCAACGACCTGTACGCGAAGGTCGAGGAGCTCGGCGAGCCCGCGTCGACGTACGGCATCTACCTGTGCGGCTCGCCCCGCGACGGGGAGGCCGAGGTGTTCACCTCGGGCCGGCAGATGCGGCTGAAAATCTCGCCAATTGTCGACCCGGCGGCGCTCGTGCCCGGCACGCTCGTGCGGCTCGGGGAGGGGACCGTGGTGGTGGAAGCCTGCGGGTTCACCCCGACCGGGCAGCTCGCCACGATGGTCGAGCGCATCGGCGGCAACCGCGCCGTCGTCGCGGACCAGCAGGGCGCCGAATCCCTCGTCCTACTCGCCGAGCCGCTGTTGACCACGGTGCGCGCCGGCGACACCGTGCTCATCAACGCGGCCGCGGGCTACGCCTTCGAGCGCATCGCCAAGACCGAGGTCAACCAGCTTTCCCTCGAGGAGGTGCCGGACGTGACCTACGCCGACATCGGGGGCCTGGCCTCGCAGATTGAGACGATCCAGGACTCCGTGGAGCTGCCGTTTTCCTACCCCGAGCTCTACGCCGCCTACGACCTCAAGCCCCCGAAGGGCCTGCTGCTCTACGGCCCGCCCGGCTGCGGCAAGACGCTCATCGCCAAGGCGGTGGCGAACTCGCTGTCCACCCGCATCGGCGACGGCGGCAAGGCACACTTCATCAACGTGAAGGGCCCGGAGCTGTTGAACAAGTTCGTCGGTGAGACCGAGCGACGCATCCGCCTCATCTTCGAGCGCGCCCGCGAGCTCGCCTCCGAGGGCTCGCCCGTCATCGTCTTCTTCGACGAGATGGAGTCGATCTTCCGCACCCGCGGCTCCGGCGTCTCCTCCGACATGGAGACGACGGTGGTGCCGCAGCTGCTCACGGAGATCGATGGGGTGGAGGACATCGCCAACGTCATCGTCATCGGCGCGACCAACCGCGAAGAGCTCATCGACCCGGCCATCCTGCGCCCCGGGCGCCTGGACATCAAGATCCGCGTCTCCCGCCCCAACAAGGACGAAGCTAAAGACATCCTCGCGCGCTACATCAACGACGAGATTCCCCTCGCGGACTCAGCCTCCACACTCATCGACGTCACCGCCGACGCCATGTTCGAGCCTCGCCCCTTCGTGCGCCTCGAGCTTGTCGACGGCTCCACGGAAATCCTCCATTACTCCGACTTCGTCTCGGGCGCGATGATCGCCAATGTGGTCGACCGCGCGAAAAAGTTGGCGATCAAGGACAACATCTCCGGCGCCTCCGATGCCGGCGTCAACGCGGGCCACCTGCGCGAGGCTGTGGCGTTGGAGCAGCAGGAGAGCGAGCACCTTCCCAATACGTCCAACCCGGACGAGTGGGCCCGCATCTCCGGGCGCCAGGGCAAGCGCGTGGTCGCGGCAGAGGTGTTGAACTACTGGCCTATCGGCTAG